A region of Anopheles merus strain MAF chromosome 2R, AmerM5.1, whole genome shotgun sequence DNA encodes the following proteins:
- the LOC121587935 gene encoding uncharacterized protein LOC121587935 produces MSSEFDKFNECLKASFWKNVKNNRAERKANGTAIKVEPKPEPKNESEPGPKQTVVAVQQQQQQQQPQPQPQAQLQQRPTPVPVPVAPAVVYNTIKCEPTVNASLQELLEKDPKCEEYDDYIPPRAPKTPPIEDYDDMMPRPQTPMEIPNMEDVVDVSDSPERSSRRAIDKSLSKENKSDELLQEKLWQYFGHRDFKSQLQKEAIETIIARTRDVYVSMPTGAGKSLCFQLPGVMQDNKVTIVFSPLLALIKDQLDTLARIKIPADSINSKMGVRDRERVINDLKSVKTDIRFLYITPEQANTATFKDIMQHLVKFRKVAYVVVDEAHCVSEWGHDFRPDYLKLGNLRAEYPSVPWIALTATASKQVVEDIFRNLRLKEPVAKFKTPCFRHNLYYDVVFKNSIQDDFLHLKDYIEGILGKQDEVKPSKRACGIIYCRTRENTERVATNLTKLGLRTVPYHAGLKQSERDQVQEDWMEGKYVAIAATISFGMGVDKGSVRFVIHWDNPQNVAAYYQESGRAGRDGKKSFCRIYHCRDGCKSIEFLLRQDLQKSKDTPKEESAKQAVKNFEKMVEFCESARCRHRLFTDYFGDDPPDCRNMCDVCTNPKKVQKAIDYFQQLAYTGKLKTMTAYDDDPSDLYGGGRKGYDNDYYDGSGSSYNSEGRETKRKQSESALLIQKQFMLRKAAAAKDMSMQRTATIGRVKFAMQTPVKVSGLTIATRETYVTSLADLMKKNVETCKGVDEPDYSLVYKDFEDIAVEMEYEAFTKNTVKSLYHRAIVKQVTSLKSAVADKVLHPRVKEYCPKHRANLGGDYRTIEADLKRKYGDSVVDELRSDGHEKKHDGHHHHHHHHHRRSGERNGDRKRSSKFSSKTGGSRDRDGLSQPAISSYFGAKNSIGGASSSSALGGGGGGTGSSSGLMTIDDGDMWDDDQLKDGGRGSGSAKLAPPESSTMTLIRSPQSPPTSPISPRSPRSPRSPRSPQSPPSSRRSPRSPRSPRSPTSPRSPSVEYVSNDAYAETKARRVSEHGERQHRSHSRTTSKDRTYRERSRSGSGGGYSSERSRTKQKAHKRSRESSRSYSRERSYSYRSGSSRSRDWEEDELARRRKRKYAEEEEEYEREYERVPSKSRVYEDEYETNSKQHQQQQQQQQQHHHPTRRPPSPEEEFSYAAPKKRISHYAGENSGSAGAGYGGKSSAYGSAGGSSSYNSYLPGKGSGGGGGGGGSSQMLNNEDMWDDDPKPSSSNSRPKEQPPSTPASPPPPSSPPPMSPSPEPEYMHTKYVPSSPPHRPPSPASPPPQATIHHDKHSMRTYDHRSPYDASLDPRLAGTPKSPPYAQLAGGGSSLSSLPGVKPSTSAQFTTAAQLHLNSLQSKASSLPVSTIQSGGGGGGSVTGGIAGGLKQSGCMNAVTTNNSVAGPSACGGGSSNAQQLLSGSSGHTPGGAPDSAGSTPSGSQLAEMEKKKKNLASCVIHYLMPYYRDQKIETKELFKGLARKISHKFFEADVTAERKVKKYIDDMMAHKGIISSEADFPK; encoded by the exons ATGTCTTCAGAGTTCGATAAGTTCAACGAGTGTTTGAAGGCTTCCTTCTGGAAGAATGTGAAAAACAATCGCGCCGAGCGGAAGGCGAACGGCACGGCGATCAAGGTGGAACCAAAGCCAGAACCGAAAAATGAATCCGAACCAGGGCCGAAGCagacggtggtggcggtgcagcagcaacagcagcagcagcagccccagcCCCAACCACAggcgcagctgcagcagcggccCACGCCCGTGCCCGTGCCCGTTGCCCCCGCTGTTGTTTACAACACCATTAAGTGTGAGCCGACGGTAAATGCATCACTCCAGGAGCTGCTGGAAAAAGATCCGAAATGTGAAGAGTATGATGACTACATACCGCCGCGGGCGCCCAAAACGCCACCCATCGAGGACTACGATGACATGATGCCGCGGCCGCAGACGCCCATGGAAATTCCCAACATGGAAGATGTGGTGGACGTTTCCGACTCGCCGGAGCGCTCCAGCCGTCGGGCGATCGATAAGTCGCTctcgaaagaaaacaaatcggACGAGCTGCTGCAGGAAAAGCTGTGGCAGTACTTCGGTCATCGTGATTTTAAGAGTCAGCTGCAAAAAGAAGCCATCGAAACCATCATCGCAA GAACGCGCGATGTGTACGTCTCGATGCCCACCGGAGCGGGAAAGTCGCTCTGCTTCCAGCTTCCGGGCGTGATGCAGGATAATAAGGTAACGATAGTATTCTCCCCACTGCTAGCACTGATCAAGGATCAGCTGGACACATTGGCTCGAATTAAGATACCGGCCGATTCGATCAACTCGAAAATGGGCGTCCGAGACCGGGAGCGGGTCATCAATGACCTGAAGAGCGTCAAGACGGACATACGCTTTCTGTACATCACGCCCGAGCAAGCCAATACTGCCACTTTCAAGGACATTATGCAGCACCTGGTGAAGTTCCGGAAGGTGGCGTACGTGGTGGTGGACGAGGCGCACTGCGTCAGCGAGTGGGGGCACGATTTCCGGCCCGACTATCTGAAGCTGGGCAATCTGCGGGCGGAGTATCCGTCCGTGCCGTGGATTGCCCTGACCGCCACCGCCTCCAAGCAGGTGGTGGAGGACATATTCCGCAACCTGCGGCTGAAGGAACCGGTGGCCAAGTTCAAGACGCCCTGCTTCCGACACAATCTTTATTACGACGTAGTGTTCAAAAACTCCATCCAAGACGATTTCCTGCATCTGAAGGACTACATCGAAGGCATCCTCGGGAAACAGGACGAAGTAAAGCCG agcaAACGAGCCTGCGGAATTATTTACTGCCGTACGCGCGAAAATACGGAGCGTGTGGCGACCAACCTGACCAAGCTCGGGCTACGCACCGTCCCGTACCACGCCGGTCTGAAGCAGTCCGAGCGCGACCAGGTGCAGGAGGACTGGATGGAGGGCAAGTACGTCGCGATAGCGGCGACCATCAGCTTCGGCATGGGCGTCGACAAGGGCTCGGTGCGGTTCGTTATCCACTGGGACAACCCGCAGAACGTGGCCGCCTACTACCAGGAGTCGGGCCGGGCCGGGCGCGACGGCAAGAAGTCGTTCTGCCGCATTTACCACTGTCGCGATGGGTGCAAGTCGATCGAGTTTCTGCTGCGGCAGGACCTGCAGAAGAGCAAGGACACGCCGAAGGAGGAAAGTGCCAAGCAGGCTGTGAAAAACTTTGAGAAAATGGTCGAGTTTTGCGAGAGTGCGCGCTGCCGGCACCGGCTCTTCACCGACTACTTTGGTGACGATCCGCCCGACTGTCGCAACATGTGCGACGTGTGCACCAACCCGAAGAAGGTGCAGAAGGCGATCGACTACTTTCAGCAGCTGGCCTACACGGGCAAGCTGAAAACGATGACGGCCTACGACGACGACCCGTCCGATCTGTACGGTGGCGGCCGCAAGGGGTACGACAACGATTACTACGACGGGTCGGGCAGCAGCTACAACAGCGAGGGGCGCGAAACGAAGCGCAAGCAGAGCGAGTCGGCCCTGCTGATCCAGAAGCAGTTCATGCTGCGGAAGGCGGCCGCCGCGAAGGACATGAGCATGCAGCGAACGGCCACGATCGGGCGGGTAAAGTTTGCCATGCAAACGCCAGTGAAAGTGAGCGGCCTAACGATTGCGACGCGCGAAACGTACGTCACCTCGCTGGCCGACTTGATGAAGAAAAATGTGGAAACCTGCAAAGGCGTCGACGAGCCGGACTACAGTCTAGTGTACAAGGACTTTGAGGACATTGCGGTCGAGATGGAGTACGAGGCGTTCACGAAAAACACCGTCAAAAGTTTGTACCACCGAGCGATTGTGAAGCAG GTGACGTCGCTAAAGTCGGCCGTAGCCGATAAAGTGCTGCATCCGCGGGTGAAGGAGTACTGTCCCAAGCATCGGGCCAACCTGGGCGGCGACTACCGGACGATCGAGGCCGATCTGAAGCGTAAGTACGGCGACAGCGTGGTGGACGAGCTACGTTCGGACGGGCACGAGAAAAAGCACGAcgggcatcatcatcaccaccatcatcaccatcgccgGAGCGGCGAGCGCAACGGGGATCGGAAGCGCAGCTCCAAGTTTTCGTCGAAAACGGGCGGCTCGCGTGACCGGGACGGGCTCAGCCAGCCGGCGATCAGTTCCTACTTCGGTGCGAAGAACAGCATTGGCGGCGCGTCTTCTTCCTCCGCActgggcggtggtggtggtggtaccggCAGCTCCTCCGGGCTCATGACGATCGACGACGGTGACATGTGGGACGATGATCAGTTGAAGGATGGAGGACGAGGTTCGGGCAGTGCGAAACTGGCCCCACCGGAATCGTCTACAATGACGCTGATCCGTTCGCCCCAGTCACCGCCTACGTCACCGATTTCGCCGCGTTCGCCCCGATCGCCCCGGTCGCCGCGTTCTCCCCAATCTCCTCCGTCATCGCGGAGATCACCCCGTTCGCCCCGCTCGCCCCGCTCACCTACATCACCCCGATCGCCGTCCGTGGAGTACGTTTCGAACGATGCGTACGCGGAGACAAAAGCGCGCCGCGTCAGCGAGCACGGAGAGCGGCAGCACCGATCGCACTCGCGAACGACCTCGAAGGATCGTACGTATCGGGAGCGGTCTCGATCCGGCTCGGGAGGCGGCTACTCGAGCGAGCGATCGAGAACGAAGCAGAAAGCGCACAAGCGGTCGCGCGAAAGCAGTCGATCGTACTCGCGGGAACGATCCTACTCGTACCGATCGGGAAGCTCCCGCTCGCGGGACTGGGAGGAGGACGAGCTGGCGAGGCGTCGCAAGCGCAAGTacgcggaggaggaggaggagtacGAGCGCGAGTACGAGCGGGTGCCGTCCAAGTCCCGCGTGTACGAAGACGAGTACGAGACGAACAgcaagcagcaccagcagcagcagcagcagcagcaacagcatcatcatcccACGCGACGACCCCCATCGCCGGAGGAAGAATTCAGCTACGCGGCGCCGAAGAAGCGAATATCGCACTATGCCGGCGAGAACAGTGGGTCCGCCGGTGCTGGGTACGGGGGTAAAAGCTCCGCCTACGGATCTGCCGGAGGTTCGTCTTCCTACAACAGCTACCTACCGGGCAAGGGgtccggcggtggtggcggtggcggcggttcaTCGCAGATGCTCAACAATGAAGACATGTGGGACGATGATCCGAAACCGTCGTCATCGAACAGCCGACCAAAGGAGCAACCACCTTCCACGCCAGCATCGCCACCGCCCCCGTCATCGCCGCCACCGATGTCACCCTCGCCGGAGCCGGAGTACATGCACACGAAGTACGTACCGTCGTCGCCACCGCACCGGCCACCTTCTCCCGCATCACCACCGCCCCAGGCAACGATACATCACGACAAGCACTCGATGCGCACGTACGACCACCGCTCACCGTACGACGCGTCGCTCGATCCCCGCCTGGCCGGTACACCGAAGAGTCCGCCCTACGCCCAGCTGGCCGGTGGCGGCTCCTCCCTGTCCTCCCTGCCCGGCGTGAAACCCTCGACCTCGGCCCAGTTCACAACGGCCGCGCAGCTGCACCTCAACTCCCTACAGAGCAAGGCATCCTCCTTACCAGTGAGCACGATTCAGTCGGGTGGAGGAGGCGGCGGATCGGTCACCGGTGGCATTGCGGGAGGATTAAAGCAGTCCGGCTGCATGAACGCAGTTACCACGAACAACAGTGTGGCCGGCCCGTCTGCCTGTGGCGGTGGCTCGTCCAACGCTCAACAGCTCCTGTCCGGCTCGTCCGGGCACACGCCGGGAGGGGCACCCGATTCCGCCGGCTCCACGCCGTCCGGCTCTCAGCTGGCCGAgatggagaagaagaagaaaaatctaGCCAGCTGCGTCATACACTACCTGATGCCGTACTATCGCGATCAGAAGATCGAGACGAAGGAGCTGTTCAAGGGGCTGGCGCGGAAGATTTCGCACAAATTTTTCGAAGCCGATGTTACTG CGGAGCGCAAGGTGAAGAAGTACATCGACGACATGATGGCCCACAAAGGAATCATCTCGAGCGAGGCGGATTTTCCCAAATAG